TTTGCTCCGCACCTTCGGCGGTGTTCCGGCTGAGCAAAGCTGAAGAGCCTTTCCGCGGTTCCGGTCAAGGCGTAGAAGCCTGGACAGCTACGTCGTACCAGGAGGGCATTGCGCAGGCAGGATGAAGGCGCTATATGTAGGTACGTTCCTACATGGAGGTGTATATGGCCACTATCAGCTTGACCAGCCGCGAATTGAATCATGATGTTGGCAGAGCAAAAAAAGCTGCTGAAGCGGGGCCTGTCGTTATCACTGATCGAGGCAGACCTTCGCACGTGTTGATGACGTACGGTGAGTTTGAGCGTCTGACAGGTAAGCGTCGCAGTCTTGTCGATGCCCTTTCCATGCCCGGATTGTCCAACATCGAATTCGATCCGTCTCGATCAGTCATCGCAACTCGCGAAGTCGATCTGTCTTGAGATATCTGCTCGACACAAACGTTGTCTCCGAGCTCCGTAAGGTTGGGGACGGTAAAGCTGATCAGAACGTGACGGCTTGGATAAGCGCGCAGGATTCCCGCGATCTGTATATTTCTGCCATAACGGTTCTAGAACTTGAGCGCGGGATACTCAGCATCCAGCGGCGTGACATTGAGCAGGGCGCTCGCTTACGAGCCTGGATGGATAGCCGAGTACGCCCGGAGTTCGCTCAGCGCATCATTGCTATCGATGAAGCGATTGCGACGCGATGTGCCCACTTGCATATTCCGGATCGCCGCAACGAAGCTGATGCACTCATCGCTGCCACGGCGGTCGTGCACGGGCTTGTGGTCGTTACACGCAACACTCAAGATTTCCAGGGCACCGGCGTTATCCTCGTGGACCCATGGCGTGCCTGACTAAAGGCTCGCAGGGCGCCTCGAAAGGTCGACGGTTCAGGTCCTATCAAGAGCGAGACACTGGCAAGGTATTTGCTCGAGCCAGCTGTGGTTCAAGTCCAGTGACAGCTTCGCACCGCCACCTATATCATTGACGCTATTATTGTGCCTTCCCGAAAGCGGACATCGTCCATCCGCGTCATCAAGCGGTGGCGGCTTTGAAAGATAATCGCTAAAGTAGACTATTGCCATCATCTTTATGATGAACCATAAGTCCTTGTCGGCTGCTGGCTCACCGTGACCAACGGCGACACAGACGGAACATGCAAACGCCATGAGCGTACAAGTACAGCAGCAGGACGGCTGGTATCTGGTTCACCGGTCAGCGCTCATAGACTACGCCTCCAGCATTCTTCGTTCGCGGGAGGCTGCAGAAGATATCGTCCAGGAGGCGTACCTACGCCTGGCTCCTGAAAGGGCTGCGACCCTAGGAACTGCACATCGGGTGAGCTATCTCTACAGGATTGTTCGCAACTTGGCGCTAGACGCTCTGAAACGACGAGGGATCGAGCGACGCGGACATTGTGACGATCCTCCCTTCTGGATACTCCCGCAACCGGTCGAGACTCCAGAGCAGACGATAATTCTCAGAGATCAGGCGGAGGTCGCAGCCGCCGCACTTGCTCGCCTCCCGGAAGACGTCAGGATTGCAGTTCAGATGTACCGCCATGGCGGTCACACACTTCAAGAGGTCGCGTCACATCTGGGTGTGTCAGTGGCAACCGCACACAGGTATGTTCGCGATGCCATGGTGAAGATCGCAGTCGCGCTTGACGAAGAAGTTCGGTAATCCTCTCTCGAGTTGAAAAAATCTAAAGCCTCAATCGTTCCTACGCAGGAATGATCGGAAACGTGTGGTCAGCAAAGTGCAGGTTTGAATTGACGAGACACGGCACAATCGGGGGTGAATTACTTGAAGAGGCCATGGACTGGCTTATCCGCTTGCGCGAAGCGCCTGACGCATACCTCGATCGGCAAGCATTCGAAAACTGGATCAACACCTCCTCGGCTCACCGCAAGGCCTGGGAACAAGCCTGTCGAACCTGGCAGCTTCTCGGCGAGACGTCGCCGGAGGATGTTCGCTCGGGTGCCCTTCCCAGCCGATCTGCGGGCGAGGCCCAGTCGGCTTACAGGAAGACGGCGGGGCGTATCGGGTTAGCAGTCGCAGCCTGTCTCCTGTTGACGTTGGCCAGCCCCTACATAACGCGACATTTAAAAGCCGATCTTCTGACGCAAGCGGCAGAGCGTCTTACGGTGTCGCTAGAAGATGGTACTCGCGTCGAGCTGGCGCCGGCTACTGCGGTCGACACCGATTTCTCACGAACATCGCGCAGCGTTACCCTTCTTCGGGGGGAAGCCTTCTTCACCGTCGAGCCAGATGCCAGCCGCCCGTTCATAGTCAATGCCTCGGGAGTCGAGATCAAGGTTGTGGGCACCGCGTTCAATGTGCACGTTGAACGCGAGGCCACCTCAGTTGACCTGGTTCACGGTCGTGTAGAGCTGACTGCTAAACAGTCCGACCGCTCATTTGAGCTGACGCCAGGGGATTCGTTCCTTGTGCGGCAGTCGGACGGGGAAACAACCCAAACCCGCCAATCTCCCGACGACATGGCGGGATGGCGAAACAATCGTCTCTTCGTCGAGAACGCGACGATCGCCTCCGTAGTCGAGGAGCTGCGGCGGTATCACAAGGCCTGGATCACTATTCCTAGCTCCGATCTTGCCAGCCGTCGGGTGACAGGGCTGTATGACCTTTCTCAGCCAGACCGTGCACTTGAGGCGCTTGTGACCCCGCATGGCGGGACGGTCCACCATGTCTCGCCTTACCTGCGTGTGCTCAGCTTCCTCTAGCCAAAGCCACAAACTTTCTCCTTCTGAGGTGAAAAAACCTGCAGCGGAAGTCGTCTTAACGCTGAGCGCCGGCCAATGGGGGGCTGGACAGTATGCGTTAAGGAGACGGGGTTCATGAATTTTCCAAACAGTGTGCCATTGAAGCGAGTAAGCTCTGGGGTCGGGGGATCAGCCCTTGTGATGATCTTGCAAACCAGTGTTGCCTTTGTCGTGCTTGCCGCAAGTCCAATACTGGAACGACCAGCCCTCGCGCAGACAGCGACCACCGATTTTGACATTCCCGCGCAACCTCTCAGCGCTGCCATCAACTCTTTCGGCAGGCAGTCGGGCCTGCAGGTCACGCTCGCTGCATCATCGTCCCAAGGCGTCACCTCAGCCCCGGTCAGGGGGAGCATGAGCGCTGAGCAGGCTTTGGCTAGAATGCTCTCCGGAACAGGTCTTCGATACCGCATCGCGGGTGGTACCGCGGTTATAAGCGATGCCTCCAGTGACCAGGCGACGCTAGCGAACGGCGCAACTGCTTTGGAGACTATCGTCGTTCAATCCTCCAGGGCGGGTCAGGGTGATGTCGGGGAAACAGTCATCGGCACAGAGGAACTAGACCAGATCAATCCACGCGATTTGGGAGATGTGTTCAGACAGGAGCCTGGGATCCAGGTCGGAAGCTCGCTGCCTATGTCGCAGAAGGTTTACGTCCACGGCGTGGAGGAGACTAATCTTGCGGTGACGATCGACGGCTCTCGGCAAAACAACAAGGTCTTTCATCACAATGCCACCAACCTCATCGACCCCTCCCTCTTGAAGGCGGTGGATGTTGATGCGGGTATCGCACCTGCCGACGCCGGACCCGGCGCGCTGGCGGGTTCGATCCACTACGAAACTCTCGACGCACTCGACCTGTTAGAGCCGGGCCAGTCGTTTGGCGGGTTCGTCACCTCGACCTACAACTTCAATAGCGATGCTGTAACGACCGGCTTGTCGGCTTATGGGGCTCATGAGGGTTTTGATTTCCTCGGATACTTCTCATTCGGAAAGGGTGATGACTTCGTGGCCGGAACCGGCAGCGAGGTACCTGGAACGGGTACCGACCTGATCAGCGGTCTCGGAAAGATTGCCTATGAGGCGGAAAGCGGCGACAGGTTTGAGATCAGCTATGACCGCGCCGTCGATGACGCCATCAGACCTTTCCGCTCGAATATCGGTTTCATTTCCGGGCGGCCGCCTTGGGAACCGCGTGTGCGCGATATCCGCATCGACCGGCAGAACACCGTCTTCACCTATACGGATACGACGCCGGAAGGATGGTGGGATCCAACCTTCAAACTCGCCTATAGCAGCACGGAAGTGGATACACTCGGCTTCATTTGCCCGTCCGGTTGCCCGTCCGGCGTCCCTTCCAGCTATCCGACCATCGGCGAGACTTCGAGCTTCAATGGAAAGTTCGAGAATAACTTCGCCTTCGATCTCGGCAACATCGTGGCTGGCGTCGACTTCTACCGCGACAAGGCAGAGTTGGTGGCTTCCAGTGCGGCGCTTGGGTTTTCGGACGATGGCAGGGAGCGAGCGAGCAATATCGGCTTTTATGCTCAGGCGAGGCTTGAGCCGTGGGATCGTACAAGGCTTTCCTTCGGCGGACGTGCGGACCATCAGTGGTTCACTGGCGTGAACGGGGACGAATTCGACAACGGTGGCTTGAGCGCGAACGCTTCGGCGGAGTACGACCTGACCGACGTCTTGACGGCGAAGGCCGGAGTTTCGCATGTCTGGGCCGGCATTCCGCTCGCGGAAAACTTCATCATAAATCCAGGCTGGACCTATGGTGCCGATGGTCCAGAGCCCGTTACCGCCAACAACGTTCTCGTTGGGCTGGAGGCCAACTATGAAGGGTTCACCGCAGATGCGAGCCTCTTCAGGACGAGCATCCAGGATGCCCGAATAGCTCGATACAGACCGCCCGCAAGTGGCGCTTTGGTCAATCGAGATCTGGTTTCCAAGGGCTTCGAGATCGCTCTCGGCTACGAATGGACGACCGGCTACGTGAAGGTTAAATATGCTCACATCAACGTGAATGTTGACGGTGAACCTGTAGACTCGGACACCGGCAACTATCTCGCGACGCCAGGCGGCGACTTGATCACGATTACCGCAGCCCACACCTTCCTGGACTGGAATCTCACGGTCGGCGGCGATATAGAACTCGCGCCCGAGTATGATCGCGTTGCTGCAGGTGCACCGGCATATGAAGCCTATGAAGTGGTCAATCTTTTTGCGGAATGGAAGCCAGAGACGCTGCCAAACTTCAGCTTCCGCGCCGACCTGAAGAATGTCTTTGACGAGACCTATTCGGATCGCGCGACCTATGGACAGGAATTTGGCACCGTCACGCCTCTTTACGAGCCTGGGCGATCCTTCCTGTTGACGGCAAAAGCGACGTTCTAAATCGCGGCCGCGCAGCGGCCTTATGGCCGCTGCGCCTGCCCTATGATGTGAAGGAGCCAAACGTGGTGCAGTCAAATTCGAGCTGGCAGACAGCGGAGGCGCAGAAATATCTGGCTCAGTTGTGCAAGCACTTCGGCCATAAGATCGAGGTGGTCCACACTGAACGTGACGGAGAGTGCCGATTTGCATGCGGTACCGCTCTTCTTCATGCCCACGAGGATCGCTTGGATATTACCGTCAGCGCGCCCGATGACGAGCAGCTCCAGCAGACGCAGTCGGTGATCGAACGCCATCTCGTGACCTTCGCATATCGCGAGAACTTGGAAGCGTTGGAATGGAGGCCGGCCGCTCAATCTACAGACCAGGATGACAAAGCATGAGCCCTCGTCGTCTGATGACTGTCGTGACCGCGGCCGTTGTTGCCTTATCACCACTTGTCGTACAAGCCGCAGAGATCGAGACAGCACGCGGTCCGGTCGAAGTCGCGACGCCACTGGCCAAGGTTGCTGTCTTCGACATGGCGGCGCTCGACACGCTACAAGCCTTGGGCGTGCAACCTGCCGGTCTCCCCGAAAAGCTCTACCTCCCGCAGCTCGAGCCCCTGTTGGATGGCGCAGAGGTCGTCGGAAATCTCTTCGAACCTGATCTCGAGGCGCTGAGCGCGCTGGAGCCCGATCTGATCATTCTCGGTGGTCGTTCCTCAACCAAGGTGGACGCCACCTCGCAGGTAGCACCAACCATCGACATGACGATGACGGGGCAAGATCTTGTGCAGCAGGCGAAGCAACGTCTTGCAGCCTACGCTACCCTGTTCGGCAAGGAGGAGGCGGCGGCAAAGGCAGCATCGGAGCTTGATGAGCAAATCGAGGCTACAAGGGCAGCGACTGCCGGAAAGGGGACCGCTCTGATCGTCATGACCAACGGACCCAAGATCACGGCCTATGGGGCTAGCTCGCGCTTTGGCTGGGTCCATTCGACGCTTGACCTGCCCCCTGCTGTATCCAATCTGGAAGCTGCCAATCACGGCGAGGCCGTTTCATTCGAGTTCATTGCCAAGGCAAATCCGGATTGGCTCCTCGTCCTCGATCGAGCCGAAGCGATTGGCTCTGGTGACCAGGGCGCGGAGGCCACCTTGAACAACGAGCTGGTCGCTCAGACGTCTGCCTGGAAGAAGGGACAGGTCGTCTATCTCCCTGCGGCAGATTTCTATATCGCCGCGGGCGGTATCCAATCCACGAAGCGTGTTCTTGCCGCCATCGCCGAGGCGTTCTCACGCGCGCAATGAGCATCGGCAAAGATCAAGGCGCCTCCTCCCCGTTTCTATTGACGATGGCACTGACGCTGCCCGCTCTCTGTCTGGCGAGTCTCCTTGTAGGGGTGGGCGAGCTTACAGTCGGGCAGATGCTTTCCAACCCTGAGGCCTTGCAGCTTATTATGATCAGTCGTCTGCCCCGGACACTGGCGGCACTGCTTATGGGATCCGGATTGGCGATTGCGGGCGTCATCATGCAGACGCTTGCCCGCAACCGATTCGTGGAGCCCTCGACGGCGGGGACGGCGCAAAGTGCCGAGCTCGGAGTGCTGTTCGTCACTCTGCTATGGCCTTCGGCGAGCCTGTTCTTAAAGAGCTTGATCGCCGTTGGTACGGCACTTGTTGGAACGTCCGTCTTCCTTGCGACGGCCCACCGGCTGCCACCAACCCAGCCGTTTCTCGTTCCGCTGTTTGGCATCGTTTATGGCGGAGTGATTGGCGCAGCGGTTACCTTCATTGCTTGGCAGACCGACCTTCTTCAGTATCTGTCCGTGTGGACGCAAGGCGACTTCTCGGGCGTTCTTCGCGGCCGCTATGAACTTCTGTGGCTTGGAGCCATCATGGTCGTCGTCGCCTGGCTCATCGCAGACCGGCTGACGATCATGGCATTGGGACGCGACGCCAGCATCGCGCTCGGTGTCGACTATTCTCGGATGTTGCAACTGGGCCTTGTCATCGTTTCGGTGATCTCGGCGCTGGGCACAGTTATCGTGGGGACAATCCCCTTCGTCGGTCTTGTCGTGCCGAACATTGTGTCGCGGATGATGGGCGACAACCTGCGCGGGACGCTACCCATTGTTGCTCTTTGCGGCGCTGTCCTTGTCCTTGGTTGCGACATTCTCGGCAGACTAATCCGGTTTCCCTACGAAATTCCGGTGGGTACGGTCGTCGGTTGCGTAGGCGGCATGGTCTTCTTGTGGCTTGTCTGGCGGCGAGCTGCAGATGAGTAACCGGCGCGTCATCTATCTCGCGGTTGCGGCTCTTGTTTGTATGAGCGCCTATATGACGATCGGGCTACGAGGAAACATCCCCTTCGTGCTCTCGCTACGAGCCACCAAGCTGCTTGCCCTGGTTCAGGTTAGCATAGCGATCGGGATCTCAACCGTAGTTTTCCAGACCATCACAGCCAACCGAATCCTGACGCCCTCCATCATGGGCCTGGACGCGCTCTACCTGTTCGGACAGATGTTGCTCGTCTTCCTGCTCGGAGGCCTGGGTTATTCGGCCCTTGACGCTCAGATCAAGTTCAGCGGCGAGGTCCTGTTGCTGATGGCGATGTCGGCGGCTCTCCTGCTTCCCATGCTCAGGCGTCGATTGGACATGGGATTCTTGCTCCTGACGGGGGTCATTCTGGGCGTCCTCTTTCGCAGCCTGCAGTCTTTGCTGGCTCGACTGGT
This Pseudorhizobium banfieldiae DNA region includes the following protein-coding sequences:
- a CDS encoding ABC transporter permease, which encodes MSIGKDQGASSPFLLTMALTLPALCLASLLVGVGELTVGQMLSNPEALQLIMISRLPRTLAALLMGSGLAIAGVIMQTLARNRFVEPSTAGTAQSAELGVLFVTLLWPSASLFLKSLIAVGTALVGTSVFLATAHRLPPTQPFLVPLFGIVYGGVIGAAVTFIAWQTDLLQYLSVWTQGDFSGVLRGRYELLWLGAIMVVVAWLIADRLTIMALGRDASIALGVDYSRMLQLGLVIVSVISALGTVIVGTIPFVGLVVPNIVSRMMGDNLRGTLPIVALCGAVLVLGCDILGRLIRFPYEIPVGTVVGCVGGMVFLWLVWRRAADE
- a CDS encoding TonB-dependent receptor domain-containing protein; this translates as MQVTLAASSSQGVTSAPVRGSMSAEQALARMLSGTGLRYRIAGGTAVISDASSDQATLANGATALETIVVQSSRAGQGDVGETVIGTEELDQINPRDLGDVFRQEPGIQVGSSLPMSQKVYVHGVEETNLAVTIDGSRQNNKVFHHNATNLIDPSLLKAVDVDAGIAPADAGPGALAGSIHYETLDALDLLEPGQSFGGFVTSTYNFNSDAVTTGLSAYGAHEGFDFLGYFSFGKGDDFVAGTGSEVPGTGTDLISGLGKIAYEAESGDRFEISYDRAVDDAIRPFRSNIGFISGRPPWEPRVRDIRIDRQNTVFTYTDTTPEGWWDPTFKLAYSSTEVDTLGFICPSGCPSGVPSSYPTIGETSSFNGKFENNFAFDLGNIVAGVDFYRDKAELVASSAALGFSDDGRERASNIGFYAQARLEPWDRTRLSFGGRADHQWFTGVNGDEFDNGGLSANASAEYDLTDVLTAKAGVSHVWAGIPLAENFIINPGWTYGADGPEPVTANNVLVGLEANYEGFTADASLFRTSIQDARIARYRPPASGALVNRDLVSKGFEIALGYEWTTGYVKVKYAHINVNVDGEPVDSDTGNYLATPGGDLITITAAHTFLDWNLTVGGDIELAPEYDRVAAGAPAYEAYEVVNLFAEWKPETLPNFSFRADLKNVFDETYSDRATYGQEFGTVTPLYEPGRSFLLTAKATF
- a CDS encoding sigma-70 family RNA polymerase sigma factor, whose product is MSVQVQQQDGWYLVHRSALIDYASSILRSREAAEDIVQEAYLRLAPERAATLGTAHRVSYLYRIVRNLALDALKRRGIERRGHCDDPPFWILPQPVETPEQTIILRDQAEVAAAALARLPEDVRIAVQMYRHGGHTLQEVASHLGVSVATAHRYVRDAMVKIAVALDEEVR
- a CDS encoding type II toxin-antitoxin system VapC family toxin; translated protein: MRYLLDTNVVSELRKVGDGKADQNVTAWISAQDSRDLYISAITVLELERGILSIQRRDIEQGARLRAWMDSRVRPEFAQRIIAIDEAIATRCAHLHIPDRRNEADALIAATAVVHGLVVVTRNTQDFQGTGVILVDPWRA
- a CDS encoding DUF2218 domain-containing protein, with product MVQSNSSWQTAEAQKYLAQLCKHFGHKIEVVHTERDGECRFACGTALLHAHEDRLDITVSAPDDEQLQQTQSVIERHLVTFAYRENLEALEWRPAAQSTDQDDKA
- a CDS encoding siderophore ABC transporter substrate-binding protein, which codes for MSPRRLMTVVTAAVVALSPLVVQAAEIETARGPVEVATPLAKVAVFDMAALDTLQALGVQPAGLPEKLYLPQLEPLLDGAEVVGNLFEPDLEALSALEPDLIILGGRSSTKVDATSQVAPTIDMTMTGQDLVQQAKQRLAAYATLFGKEEAAAKAASELDEQIEATRAATAGKGTALIVMTNGPKITAYGASSRFGWVHSTLDLPPAVSNLEAANHGEAVSFEFIAKANPDWLLVLDRAEAIGSGDQGAEATLNNELVAQTSAWKKGQVVYLPAADFYIAAGGIQSTKRVLAAIAEAFSRAQ
- a CDS encoding FecR family protein is translated as MDWLIRLREAPDAYLDRQAFENWINTSSAHRKAWEQACRTWQLLGETSPEDVRSGALPSRSAGEAQSAYRKTAGRIGLAVAACLLLTLASPYITRHLKADLLTQAAERLTVSLEDGTRVELAPATAVDTDFSRTSRSVTLLRGEAFFTVEPDASRPFIVNASGVEIKVVGTAFNVHVEREATSVDLVHGRVELTAKQSDRSFELTPGDSFLVRQSDGETTQTRQSPDDMAGWRNNRLFVENATIASVVEELRRYHKAWITIPSSDLASRRVTGLYDLSQPDRALEALVTPHGGTVHHVSPYLRVLSFL
- a CDS encoding type II toxin-antitoxin system Phd/YefM family antitoxin, whose product is MATISLTSRELNHDVGRAKKAAEAGPVVITDRGRPSHVLMTYGEFERLTGKRRSLVDALSMPGLSNIEFDPSRSVIATREVDLS